The window TCGGAAGTTCAGGTTCGATCATGAACCAGTTCATCGCCGAAATCAGGGATGCCGAAATCCAGCGCGACTCACTTCGGTTCAGGCGTAACCTGGAGCGAATGGGGCAGGTTTTTGCCTATGAAATCAGCAAAACACTCGACTATGCCACCAAGGAAGTTGAGACTCCGCTTGGAACAGCAGAGATCCCGGTCCTTAAAAATCCTCCTGTCCTGGCAACGATCCTCAGGGCAGGCTTACCCCTGCACGGAGGATTGCTGAACTTTTTTGACATGGCAGGCAGCGCTTTCATATCTGTTTACCGAAAAGTTTACAAAGACGGACACTTTAAGATCCACATTGATTATACATCCAGCCCGAACCTCGACGGAGAAATACTGATCCTGTCGGATGCACTGTTGGCCACCGGATATTCCATGGAACTGTGTTACAGGGAATTGCTAACCTATGGACAACCGGATCATACACATCTTGTCA of the Bacteroidales bacterium genome contains:
- the upp gene encoding uracil phosphoribosyltransferase, which produces MKINNLGSSGSIMNQFIAEIRDAEIQRDSLRFRRNLERMGQVFAYEISKTLDYATKEVETPLGTAEIPVLKNPPVLATILRAGLPLHGGLLNFFDMAGSAFISVYRKVYKDGHFKIHIDYTSSPNLDGEILILSDALLATGYSMELCYRELLTYGQPDHTHLVTVLSSTEGINHLKKNLATGQITLWTGAIDEEMTAQAYLVPGLGDAGDLAFGKKGD